The sequence AATACGCCAAAACATGAACGTCTTCAACTGTATGTACTTCTATACCAGGAATGAAAGACACTCCAGCTCTACTCAGAACTCTACTGAAAACCCTAACATTCCCGGCACTGTTGTGATCAGTAATTGAAACCCAATCGATCCCCTTTGACACGCATACTGATGCTATCTCGCGAGGAGTCATCGTGATATCTGCACAGGGAGATAGGCAACTATGAATATGAAAATCACAAAGAAATGGCAAATCGCTCAGCCTTTCAAACCACTTTTCATTAGTTTCAAAGCAAGATTGAAGGTTGTTTCATCACTTTCAAGAAGCACAACTCCCGTCTCGTCGGCTTTTCTTATCGTAGTTTCCTCAAAATGCAGACCATTACAGAGAACTATCGCTCTTGCTCCGACAATTGTTGCTACGGCAAGTATGTTCATATGAGACTGAACAGTCAACCAGATTGACTCCGACGGGGCGTTCCCCATTACGTCGCTAAGCAAATCTCCGATGTAAGCGTCTGATATGTCTGCCTCTAGAGGCAAGCTAGTGATCACTCTAAGTTCGCACTTTTCAACTAGTTTGTTCAGCTTCATATCATTTCCTCCCATTCTGATAAAAGTGCATTTCCACGACGACCCCTTTTCCTGCTTCAGAGACCACAACCATCTTGTCCGAATATCTCCTCATGTTTGGCAGACCCATTCCAGCACCAAAACCAAGTTCACGAACATGATCTGAAGCAGTTGAGAACCCTTCCTTCATCGCCTGTTCAACATTATCTATTCCTCTTCCATAATCCTCAACCCTTACTCTAGCAACGTCTTCATCGTACCAGGCAAAGATGTACCCTTCACTTCCGCTATGGATCACAACATTGACTTCAGCTTCGTAACAAGCAATCGAAACCCTTCTTATGAGGGTATCATCGTCTGTCAATGTCTTCAAATAACTCTTTAGCTTGGCAGACCCGACTCCCGCCGTGTCAATATCGGTATAATCAATGTGGTAGACGAAATCTGCACTGGTTTTTTCAACATAGTCACCTGAAATCAAAGACTTGTCAAACCAGTCAACGCTTCTTTCCAGCACTTCTCTTCTTCTCGTATCGTGAACGTAAATAAGCCTAAATTTGTCAAGAATCGCCCCGATTATGTCCTTCTTGGAAATTATGCCGAGAAGCTTTCCGTTAGAATCCACCACCGGAAATCTTCCGTACCTGTAACGGTTGAATCGCTCGATTAGCATCTCGAGATTAGTCTCCGGTGAGAAAGTTATTAGGTCTCTGGTCATGTGCTTTTCTATTGGATCTGTAATGTAGTTACCTTCCAGAGCAACAATTATATCTTCTATGCTGACTATTCCTTCAAGCTGATTGTCAACATCGGTAATGGGGACACCCGAAATCTTACAGATTCTCATGAGTTCCTTAGCCTGCCACATCGTTCTATCTTTAGTGAGAGTTACAACGCTTCTTATCATTATGTCTTCTGCCGTAATATCGGCGAACAATCCCCTCAGTTTGTCAAGAAGCTCATCAACATTTCTTTCAGCCAAGATGTTTGCCTTCCTCAAGAGAATCTCCGAGACCCTCTCTGAATAGAATCCCACAGGCTCTATACATCGACATCTTTGCATGGACAAGGGGCATGTCGAGTTCCCGAGCAAGCTCAATAGTGGTCTCAGGAACATTCCTCTTCCTAATAATGACTACTGCTGCAGCTCCAACCACAGAAGCTGTTCTAACACATTGAGGAGAGTTCAAACCCGTCACTAGAATCATTCCGGGGCCTCCAAAAGCAAGTACGTCACTCATCAGGTCGGCCGCACCCACTGACTCTATCTCAGGATCTTCATCTTTGATGATGAGAACTTCACATTCGAGTAACTGGATGATTTTAGATAACCTCATCCCCTAACCTCCTTGTTCAGAAGATCACCCGCGTAGTTGTGCTGAATGAAGGCGTCAAACGTCACCGGACAACTTGTCTTCAGAATCTCTGCAATCGCGATTGCATACTGCTGGATTTCCACTTGAGCATGTGAATCTGCCCTCTGGTTGAGGAAGTTCATCATCGACCTGACGTTTATGGTCCAGTAAGCCTCTGTGTACATTGAAGTTGGTAGAACGACTCGCGCTACCTCTCTCGCAACCCCAATTTCGAGAAGCTTTGAATATGCGTCAAAGGAATTTTTATAGGCTTTGCTGATAATTTCGATCGCCGTGTTGTTCAGCTTCGTGTCGTCACTAACAACCGAACCCTGCCTGTTGTCTCTGTCGGGAGTCCTTATTTCGCTCGGCAGATACCACTCTTCAGAGAACTCTGTATATCTACCACTCCGCTCGTTGATAGACGCGATCCTGTGACGGACAAGCTGTCTCATCACAAAAATTGGAAGTTTCAAATGAAACTTGAACACAATATGTTCAAAGGGCGAATGATGCCCGTTCTTCATCAAGTAATGGATAAGGCGATCGTCTCTTTCTTTGTTTGTTAAACCCTTGCCGTAGCTAGTTCTCGCAGCTTGGACCGCAGAATAGTCATCACCCATCTGATCCACTAGCTCAACAAAACCTTTATCTAGAACATCAATCCTCATTGTTTCCTCCGTCTTCTCTCATTGCCTTCCGCTCTTGTGAACTCTTTCTCTTTCTACTAACGTATTCTAACAGAAAGAGTCCTACAACTACTACCACAGTCAGCGGAACCACTGTGACAAGTGCCAGCTCAAATATCGCTCTTCTTCTTAACTCGCTCAAGGCCGACTTCACTTCAGTATCGAAATCCTCATAGCCACTCAGCTGTAGATAGAATCTCGCAAGATCGTAGTAGTCTCGATCCTTGGTCTTATAGTATGCCATTCCAAGATTTCTGATAGCTCGCGAATTGTTGGACCAGAATCTTACTGATTCTTGATATCGCTCAATGGCTCTGTCAAAATCGCCTTCTTCAAGTTTCAAGTCTCCAATTACCAAGGAGGCATTGGAAGCTAATCTAGGCGGAATCTTATTCAAATCAAGATCTTCAAGGATCTCAAAACCTGCCGCAGATTCTCCAGTTTCAATGTACGACATTGCAGCGTAGTATCTCGATAGAGGATCCTCTGATCCCAGCCTCACAAAATCGTCTATCACAAGTTCTTCTAGTCCTGACACAAATTCACTTTGTATCAGATCATCTCCAAGCAATCCCTCAATATTCTCAGAAAATATTCTCTCACGAATTTCCAGGAGTCTCTGGCCGTCCATTGAACCGCCGCTAGAATATAGCTCCAAAAGAGCTTTGTAAGGAAAATACTGACCGGGTCGGTCATCAATAAGCTCGTTGGCAGTCTCTTCTATCTGTCTCGCCGACCTGGGATCCCTTGTGTCGATCCAGTCGTAGAAGAAAGCTCTCAACGAAATCGCTTTGATCAGATCATCATTGCTCATAGTTGAATAAAGCATATTTAGTGCCGAGACAGTGGATACGAAAACCAGTTCTTCTACTATCTGTAGACCTTCCTGCAGCTGAGGAGAAAGAAGATTCACTTCAAGACCTGAATAGAGGTTGGTGAACCACACTTTGTAATTTGGTTGAATTGTCTCTCTATATTTGAGCCCGATTGCTATGGCCAGGAAGGCTTCTGCTTCCGGATCATGACTATTTTGTGACTGCAATTCAACCAAGTACTCTTTCGAAAGGAGAAGGTCGATGTTGTCAATCGCAAAGACGAGAGCCAAAACGGTCAAAGTAATCACAACTGCCACCAAACGCTTCATATAGCCCCACCCCAAAACGGACCAAGAGTAACCGCCAGAAACTCAGTCTCCATTTCCAACAGGTCATCAATAACAACGTACAAAGTTGGCTTATCTCCGATTGTTATACAGATTCCCTTTCCGGAGAAAGAATCGGTCTTCTCGAT comes from Mesotoga infera and encodes:
- a CDS encoding iron-sulfur binding hydrogenase translates to MKLNKLVEKCELRVITSLPLEADISDAYIGDLLSDVMGNAPSESIWLTVQSHMNILAVATIVGARAIVLCNGLHFEETTIRKADETGVVLLESDETTFNLALKLMKSGLKG
- a CDS encoding FAD-dependent thymidylate synthase, with the translated sequence MRIDVLDKGFVELVDQMGDDYSAVQAARTSYGKGLTNKERDDRLIHYLMKNGHHSPFEHIVFKFHLKLPIFVMRQLVRHRIASINERSGRYTEFSEEWYLPSEIRTPDRDNRQGSVVSDDTKLNNTAIEIISKAYKNSFDAYSKLLEIGVAREVARVVLPTSMYTEAYWTINVRSMMNFLNQRADSHAQVEIQQYAIAIAEILKTSCPVTFDAFIQHNYAGDLLNKEVRG
- a CDS encoding CBS domain-containing protein is translated as MRKANILAERNVDELLDKLRGLFADITAEDIMIRSVVTLTKDRTMWQAKELMRICKISGVPITDVDNQLEGIVSIEDIIVALEGNYITDPIEKHMTRDLITFSPETNLEMLIERFNRYRYGRFPVVDSNGKLLGIISKKDIIGAILDKFRLIYVHDTRRREVLERSVDWFDKSLISGDYVEKTSADFVYHIDYTDIDTAGVGSAKLKSYLKTLTDDDTLIRRVSIACYEAEVNVVIHSGSEGYIFAWYDEDVARVRVEDYGRGIDNVEQAMKEGFSTASDHVRELGFGAGMGLPNMRRYSDKMVVVSEAGKGVVVEMHFYQNGRK